GGTCATCGCCGTACTTTTGTACATCATTTTCTTCACGTCTTAGCCCCTACAAAACGCTTGCTAATCCTTATTTTCTCGTCTAAAATTAACTTTCTTTAAAATTTAATTTCCGGCGGGGTAGCTCAGCCTGATAGAGCAATCGGTTCATACCCGATCGGTCGGTGGTTTAAATCCACTCCCCGCCACCATTTCTTCCCATGAAACACATCTGGATATTATCAGCCCTGTGCGGGTTTTTGTACCTTGCCGGCAATTCTTCTGTGCCGCTGACAGATCCCGACGAAGTTTTTTATTCGCTGACCGCCCGGGAAATGTCGGCCAAAGGCGACGCACTGACCCCGTACATTTTCAACCAGCCCCAGTTCGAAAAACCAATTTTTATTTATTGGCTGTTGAACAGCGCCTGCGCATTGCTCGGCCCGACGCCTTTTTCCGCCCGTTTTTTTCCCGCTGTCTTTGCGTGGTTGGGCGTCTTGGGGCTTTACTTTCTGGCCCGTCTTGGTTTCAAGGATGAGTCCAGGGCTTTCTGGTCCGCCGTGGCCCTGGCCACCGCCGGATTTTATTTTGCCCTGGCCAAGACCGTGTTCACGGACATGGTCTTTTCGGTCTTTATTTTGTATTCTTTATTGTTTTTTTATTACGCTTTTGACCGGCCCGGCCGCAAAGGGCAAGGCATTCTCGGATTTTATTTTTTTGCCGCGCTGGCAGTCCTGACCAAAGGGCCGCTGGGGTTCCTGATCCCCGCACTGGCCGTCATTTTATTTTTGATGTATCGCGGCCAACTCCATTGGCTGCGTGACCGGCGCGTCATGACCGGTTTCTTATTGGGCCTGGCGGTCGCTTTGCCGTGGTACGTTTTTATGTTCACCCAATACGGCAACGCTTTTATTCATGAGTTTTTTACCAATGACCATTGGCGCCGCCTCATCGAGGCCGAGCATAAGGGCAATGACCGCTGGTTTTTTTATCCAACGACCATCCTGTGGGGCATGTTCCCATGGACATTGTTTGTCGCGGCCGGTTTTGCCGGGACCTACCGGCGGTTAAAAGACCATCCCGGGGTCTTTGACCATTTCCTTTTGAGCTGGTTTTTGGTGGTCTTTGTCATTTTTCAATGCGCCCATTCCAAATTGTCCAGTTACATCCTGCCTGTTTTTCCGGTTTTGGCTTTGCTGGCCGGGGACGTGATCGGCAGATGCGCTGCCGCGGGCAGGCAGAAGGGGGTCCGCGTGATGCTGCTGGTCACGGCAGCTTCGTTTGTGCTCTTAGGCATGGCCTTTCTCGTGCTCAGGCATTTGTATCAATCCTATGTGCCGTCGCCTTTGCCCGGGTATTTCCTGTCCGCCCTTTTTATCACGTGGGGAGGATGCATCGTGACCCTGGTCTTAAAAGAAAAGCTC
This window of the Candidatus Omnitrophota bacterium genome carries:
- a CDS encoding glycosyltransferase family 39 protein, translated to MKHIWILSALCGFLYLAGNSSVPLTDPDEVFYSLTAREMSAKGDALTPYIFNQPQFEKPIFIYWLLNSACALLGPTPFSARFFPAVFAWLGVLGLYFLARLGFKDESRAFWSAVALATAGFYFALAKTVFTDMVFSVFILYSLLFFYYAFDRPGRKGQGILGFYFFAALAVLTKGPLGFLIPALAVILFLMYRGQLHWLRDRRVMTGFLLGLAVALPWYVFMFTQYGNAFIHEFFTNDHWRRLIEAEHKGNDRWFFYPTTILWGMFPWTLFVAAGFAGTYRRLKDHPGVFDHFLLSWFLVVFVIFQCAHSKLSSYILPVFPVLALLAGDVIGRCAAAGRQKGVRVMLLVTAASFVLLGMAFLVLRHLYQSYVPSPLPGYFLSALFITWGGCIVTLVLKEKLKEALSVLALMGVPFLIALFLLRHDLEPYVSSYGAAQYLPRQEIFKTTILSSKPYARGLRFYTGQDIAVMDINGRNYFSPHPIPILNTLDKLKEFLREQKRTYAVLKKGAYNTVSTLDPARFKVTLLGRYGLEYVLTVEYLGNS